A window of Drosophila subobscura isolate 14011-0131.10 chromosome E, UCBerk_Dsub_1.0, whole genome shotgun sequence contains these coding sequences:
- the LOC117891822 gene encoding ribosomal RNA-processing protein 8 — translation MPFEVPPWEDGAEIIEFMPMSSAGSGVGATKKSKKKKPKKKKPKATPAAGTDTATANCGFQYRPGVGPLAPPADSSSDDEADDEMRAMHKVRSGRVEKQRPSVQTTKGGKKQLVLKPELAQAALEAMEVTPTTADAPTLANKLQTELLGGRFRFINEQLYTMNSHKAEAMFRSDASAFDAYHAGYRQQVEKWPANPLNRIIKTVKRLPKTTIIGDFGCGDGKLAQSLPNKVYSMDLVASRGDIIACNITNTPLEPQCLDVAVYCLSLMGTNLNDFFLEANRVLKLHGNVYIAEIQSRFEDARAFVRSVSACGFDLVKKDVAVNYFYFFHFKKMRNVDKAVKLKPFSLKPCLYRKR, via the coding sequence ATGCCGTTTGAAGTCCCTCCCTGGGAAGATGGAGCCGAAATAATTGAGTTTATGCCCATGAGCTCGGCAGGCAGCGGAGTTGGTGCCACAAAGaagtcaaagaaaaagaaaccaaagaagaagaagccaaaggCAACGCCTGCGGCGGGGACGGATACGGCCACGGCCAATTGCGGATTTCAATACAGACCAGGTGTGGGACCATTGGCTCCGCCGGCGGACAGCTCGTCCGACGATGAGGCAGATGACGAAATGCGGGCCATGCACAAAGTGCGATCCGGACGCGTGGAAAAGCAGCGTCCTTCAGTCCAAACGACGAAAGGTGGCAAGAAACAACTCGTTCTGAAGCCGGAGCTGGCGCAGGCTGCTCTGGAGGCAATGGAAGTAACGCCGACAACCGCTGACGCACCCACGCTGGCCAACAAGCTGCAGACGGAGCTCCTGGGTGGACGCTTCCGATTCATCAACGAACAACTCTATACAATGAATAGTCATAAGGCGGAGGCCATGTTCCGCTCAGATGCCTCCGCATTCGATGCCTACCACGCCGGCTACCGCCAGCAGGTGGAAAAGTGGCCAGCGAATCCTCTGAATCGCATTATCAAGACTGTTAAACGGCTGCCCAAGACCACAATCATTGGCGACTTTGGCTGTGGAGATGGCAAGCTCGCCCAATCCTTGCCGAACAAGGTATACTCCATGGACTTGGTCGCTTCACGGGGCGACATCATAGCATGCAACATTACGAACACTCCGCTGGAACCGCAATGCCTGGACGTGGCTGTCTATTGCCTCTCGCTTATGGGTACCAACCTGAACGATTTCTTCCTGGAGGCAAATCGAGTGCTCAAGCTGCATGGAAACGTCTACATTGCGGAGATTCAGTCGCGCTTCGAGGATGCACGAGCCTTTGTACGCAGTGTGAGCGCCTGCGGCTTCGATCTCGTCAAGAAGGATGTGGCCGTCAACTATTTCTACTTTTTTCACTTCAAGAAGATGCGGAATGTGGACAAGGCGGTCAAGCTAAAGCCGTTCTCGCTTAAGCCTTGTCTTTACCGCAAGCGATGA